One Sulfurirhabdus autotrophica DNA window includes the following coding sequences:
- the carB gene encoding carbamoyl-phosphate synthase large subunit gives MPKRTDIKSILIIGAGPIVIGQACEFDYSGAQACKALREEGYRVILVNSNPATIMTDPDMADATYIEPITWQIVEKIIEKERPDALLPTMGGQTALNCALDLAKHGVLEKFGVEMIGASREAIDKAEDREKFKQAMTKIGLASPRSAIAHSMEEATQVQAMVGFPTIIRPSFTMGGSGGGIAYNREEFNTICERGLEASPTHELLIEESLIGWKEYEMEVVRDSHDNCIIICAIENFDPMGVHTGDSITVAPAQTLTDREYQIMRDASIAVLREIGVDTGGSNVQFGINPADGRMVLIEMNPRVSRSSALASKATGFPIAKIAAKLAVGFSLDELKNDITGGKTPASFEPSIDYVVTKIPRFAFEKFPKANDRLTTQMKSVGEVMAIGRTFQESLQKALRGLETGNDGLDEKTTERDVIAKELGNPGPERIWYVADAFRIGMTFEEIQSYTFIDPWFLTQLEDLVKREQALSGRELETISKDELRKLKRSGFSDRRLAKLLNTNQHAVRAKRWELGVRPVYKRVDTCAAEFSTDTAYMYSSYEEECEAQPTNKKKIMVLGGGPNRIGQGIEFDYCCVHAALSMREDGYETIMVNCNPETVSTDYDTSDRLYFEPLTLEDVLEIVAVEKPFGVIVQYGGQTPLKLARDLEANGVPIIGTTPDMIDCAEDRERFQKMLQQTGLLQPPNRTARAPEEAIRLAEEIGYPLVVRPSYVLGGRAMEVVHQQSDLERYMREAVKVSNDSPVLLDRFLNDATEVDVDAVCDGESVLVAGIMEHIEQAGVHSGDSACSLPPFSLSPEVQAELKRQTVVMAKALQVVGLMNVQFAIQNNTVYVLEVNPRASRTVPFVSKATGVPLAKVAARCMVGNTLANQGVEKEVIPPYYSVKEAVFPFIKFPGVDTILGPEMKSTGEVMGVGATFAEAFVKSQLAAGERLPSSGKAFISVKPSDKPKAIDIGQTLVRLGFTLYATRGTAAVLIKAGLAVTPVNKVAEGRPHIVDMIKNGEISLIVNTVEDKQAVKDSYEIRRAALQNKIAYYTTLAGARAACIGLQHMEELQVYELQGLHKRLV, from the coding sequence ATGCCAAAACGTACTGATATAAAAAGCATTCTCATCATCGGTGCCGGTCCAATTGTTATCGGGCAGGCGTGCGAATTTGATTACTCCGGAGCGCAAGCTTGCAAAGCGTTGCGAGAAGAGGGCTATCGCGTCATTCTGGTGAACTCTAACCCAGCCACGATCATGACTGACCCGGATATGGCAGACGCTACTTACATTGAGCCGATTACCTGGCAAATTGTAGAGAAAATTATTGAGAAAGAGCGTCCCGATGCGCTTTTGCCGACCATGGGTGGGCAAACTGCACTTAATTGCGCACTTGATCTGGCAAAGCATGGTGTCCTTGAGAAATTCGGCGTGGAAATGATCGGTGCTTCCCGTGAAGCCATCGACAAAGCCGAAGATCGTGAGAAGTTCAAACAGGCAATGACTAAAATTGGTCTGGCGAGCCCGCGCTCTGCGATTGCACATAGCATGGAAGAAGCAACGCAAGTGCAGGCGATGGTTGGTTTTCCTACGATCATCCGTCCTTCTTTCACGATGGGAGGGAGCGGTGGCGGTATTGCTTACAACCGTGAAGAATTTAATACTATCTGCGAACGCGGTCTGGAAGCTTCACCCACACACGAACTGCTGATTGAAGAATCGCTGATCGGGTGGAAAGAATATGAAATGGAAGTGGTTCGTGACAGCCACGACAACTGTATTATTATTTGTGCCATTGAGAATTTTGATCCGATGGGCGTGCATACTGGTGATTCCATCACCGTAGCGCCAGCCCAGACGCTGACAGATCGCGAATATCAGATCATGCGGGATGCCTCCATCGCAGTATTACGTGAAATTGGCGTGGATACCGGTGGCTCAAATGTCCAGTTTGGTATTAATCCGGCTGATGGTCGAATGGTGCTGATTGAAATGAATCCGCGTGTGTCTCGTTCTTCGGCACTGGCTTCCAAAGCGACAGGATTCCCGATAGCCAAAATCGCGGCGAAACTCGCAGTAGGCTTTAGCCTGGATGAATTAAAAAACGATATTACCGGTGGCAAAACACCTGCATCATTTGAGCCAAGTATCGATTATGTGGTCACCAAAATCCCTCGTTTTGCATTTGAAAAGTTCCCCAAAGCCAATGACAGGCTGACCACTCAGATGAAATCAGTGGGTGAAGTCATGGCCATTGGCCGGACTTTTCAGGAATCTCTGCAAAAAGCGTTACGAGGTCTCGAGACGGGTAACGATGGGCTGGATGAAAAAACCACTGAAAGAGATGTCATAGCTAAAGAACTAGGTAATCCGGGACCGGAACGCATCTGGTATGTTGCAGATGCGTTCCGGATTGGCATGACTTTTGAAGAAATTCAGAGTTATACCTTTATTGACCCATGGTTTCTGACTCAGCTTGAAGATTTGGTGAAACGTGAACAGGCTTTGTCTGGCAGAGAGCTGGAAACGATTTCTAAAGATGAACTCCGAAAGCTGAAACGTAGCGGTTTTTCTGATCGCCGACTAGCCAAACTACTGAATACAAATCAGCATGCAGTTAGAGCAAAACGCTGGGAGCTGGGAGTGCGGCCGGTATACAAGCGTGTGGATACCTGTGCAGCGGAATTTTCAACGGATACAGCTTATATGTATTCTAGTTATGAAGAAGAGTGTGAGGCGCAGCCGACAAATAAGAAAAAGATCATGGTGCTGGGCGGCGGTCCAAACCGAATTGGTCAGGGTATTGAATTCGATTATTGTTGCGTACATGCGGCCCTTTCAATGCGTGAAGACGGTTATGAAACCATTATGGTTAATTGTAATCCGGAAACCGTATCGACAGATTATGATACCTCGGACAGATTGTATTTTGAGCCGTTAACCCTTGAGGATGTGCTGGAAATAGTTGCTGTAGAAAAACCATTTGGCGTGATTGTTCAGTATGGTGGGCAGACCCCACTAAAATTAGCGCGTGACCTTGAAGCCAATGGTGTGCCCATTATTGGTACCACGCCTGATATGATTGATTGTGCTGAAGATCGCGAACGTTTCCAGAAGATGCTGCAGCAAACAGGCCTTTTGCAACCGCCAAACCGTACTGCCCGTGCACCTGAAGAGGCAATTCGACTAGCTGAAGAAATTGGTTATCCATTGGTAGTGCGCCCTAGCTATGTTCTGGGCGGTCGCGCGATGGAAGTCGTTCATCAGCAATCAGATCTCGAACGTTACATGCGTGAGGCAGTAAAAGTTTCTAATGATTCTCCTGTTCTACTTGATCGTTTCCTGAATGATGCGACAGAAGTGGACGTGGATGCCGTGTGCGATGGTGAATCCGTGCTGGTTGCCGGTATCATGGAACATATTGAACAAGCAGGTGTGCATTCCGGTGATTCTGCCTGTTCGCTTCCTCCTTTTAGTTTATCCCCGGAAGTTCAGGCTGAACTGAAACGACAAACTGTTGTGATGGCAAAAGCATTGCAGGTTGTAGGATTGATGAATGTGCAGTTTGCTATTCAGAATAATACGGTCTACGTTTTGGAAGTCAACCCACGCGCATCACGCACCGTTCCATTTGTATCTAAAGCAACAGGCGTTCCACTGGCAAAAGTGGCAGCGCGCTGCATGGTGGGAAATACCTTGGCTAATCAAGGGGTTGAAAAAGAAGTCATTCCTCCCTATTATTCAGTAAAGGAAGCAGTATTTCCATTCATCAAGTTTCCTGGTGTTGATACCATACTAGGGCCTGAAATGAAGTCTACTGGTGAAGTGATGGGAGTGGGTGCCACTTTTGCAGAAGCTTTTGTTAAATCACAATTGGCCGCAGGTGAGCGTTTGCCTTCATCTGGCAAGGCATTTATCAGTGTTAAACCCTCAGATAAGCCTAAGGCTATTGATATTGGACAAACATTGGTGAGGCTTGGGTTTACCTTATATGCAACTCGCGGTACTGCAGCCGTGTTGATTAAGGCAGGTTTGGCGGTAACGCCTGTAAACAAAGTAGCTGAAGGTCGCCCACATATCGTTGATATGATTAAAAATGGCGAGATTAGTCTGATCGTTAATACGGTAGAAGATAAACAGGCCGTGAAAGATTCTTATGAGATCCGGCGAGCCGCGCTGCAAAACAAGATAGCGTATTACACTACATTGGCGGGTGCGCGAGCGGCTTGTATTGGTTTGCAACATATGGAAGAATTGCAGGTATACGAACTACAAGGTTTGCATAAGCGCCTGGTATAA
- the carA gene encoding glutamine-hydrolyzing carbamoyl-phosphate synthase small subunit, with amino-acid sequence MPHQKPAVLVLADGTVFRGVSIGAEGSTVGEVVFNTALTGYQEILTDPSYCKQIVTLTYPHIGNVGVNAEDDESNKIFASGLVIRDLPIASSNFRKEQELSDFLKSQNVVAIADIDTRKLTRLLREKGAQSGCIMAGDINEAEALKQANAFPGLAGMDLAKVVSCDKPYVWEQGEWSLGKGFNQPVNAEFHVVAFDYGIKRNILRMIADRGCKVTVLPAQSTAKEVLALKPDGIFLSNGPGDPEPCDYAIKAIQELLESGIPMFGICLGHQLLALASGAKTMKMKFGHHGANHPVQDLESKRVMITSQNHGFSVDASTMPANMCSTHVSLFDGSLQGIARTDKPAFSFQGHPEASPGPRDVSYLFDRFITMMRQAKV; translated from the coding sequence GTGCCGCATCAAAAACCTGCTGTTCTCGTTCTCGCAGATGGTACTGTGTTCCGGGGTGTTTCCATTGGTGCTGAGGGTTCTACAGTAGGTGAAGTGGTTTTCAATACCGCACTTACCGGCTATCAGGAAATACTGACTGACCCTTCCTATTGCAAGCAAATCGTTACGCTGACTTACCCCCATATTGGTAATGTCGGGGTGAACGCTGAAGACGATGAATCCAATAAGATTTTCGCAAGTGGTCTTGTCATCAGAGACCTGCCTATTGCTTCCAGTAATTTCCGTAAAGAACAAGAGTTATCCGATTTTCTTAAGTCGCAAAATGTAGTCGCCATAGCCGATATTGATACACGCAAGCTGACCAGGTTGCTGCGCGAGAAGGGTGCGCAAAGTGGCTGTATCATGGCAGGCGACATAAATGAAGCTGAAGCGCTTAAACAGGCAAATGCTTTCCCTGGATTAGCGGGAATGGATTTGGCCAAGGTGGTGAGCTGCGACAAACCGTATGTCTGGGAGCAAGGTGAGTGGTCCCTTGGCAAGGGCTTTAATCAACCCGTCAATGCTGAGTTTCATGTTGTTGCCTTTGATTACGGTATCAAGCGAAATATTCTGCGCATGATTGCTGACCGCGGATGTAAAGTAACCGTGTTGCCGGCACAAAGTACGGCTAAAGAGGTGCTTGCACTGAAGCCAGATGGTATTTTTCTCTCTAATGGTCCCGGTGATCCTGAGCCATGTGATTACGCCATAAAAGCGATTCAGGAACTGCTTGAAAGCGGGATTCCAATGTTTGGTATTTGCCTGGGGCATCAATTGCTGGCGCTTGCCAGCGGTGCCAAGACCATGAAAATGAAATTTGGCCACCATGGCGCAAATCACCCTGTTCAGGATCTCGAAAGCAAGCGGGTAATGATTACCAGTCAGAATCATGGTTTCTCGGTGGATGCGTCAACTATGCCGGCTAACATGTGTTCTACCCATGTTTCCCTGTTTGATGGAAGCTTGCAAGGAATCGCCAGAACAGACAAACCTGCGTTCAGTTTTCAGGGGCATCCTGAAGCCAGTCCAGGTCCAAGAGATGTAAGCTATTTGTTTGATCGTTTCATAACAATGATGCGTCAGGCGAAGGTGTAA
- the dapB gene encoding 4-hydroxy-tetrahydrodipicolinate reductase, which translates to MDMQNIVIAGSSGRMGRALIEAVSMSPDARLYAALERAGSVYVGKDAGELVGSPCGVMITDDPAKAIAGSDVFIDFTRPEGTLEHMALCRQLGVKMVIGTTGFSEDQKLQIAAAAQDIGIVFAPNMSAGVNLTFKLLEIAAKVLNEGFDIEVVEAHHRHKVDAPSGTALRMGEVVAQALGRNLADCAVYGREGVTGERSPSTIGFATVRGGDIVGDHTVMFAGIGERVEITHKASSRATFANGAVRAAHFLGGRKNGLYDMQDVLGLR; encoded by the coding sequence ATGGATATGCAGAATATTGTCATTGCAGGCAGCTCCGGTCGTATGGGACGTGCGTTGATCGAGGCGGTTTCTATGTCGCCCGATGCACGCTTATACGCTGCCCTGGAAAGAGCGGGTAGTGTTTATGTTGGTAAGGATGCTGGCGAATTGGTAGGCTCTCCTTGTGGTGTGATGATAACGGATGACCCGGCAAAAGCCATTGCAGGAAGTGATGTGTTTATTGATTTTACCCGTCCTGAAGGTACGCTTGAGCACATGGCGTTATGCCGTCAGCTCGGCGTGAAAATGGTGATTGGTACGACTGGCTTCAGTGAAGATCAGAAGCTTCAGATTGCGGCAGCGGCCCAGGATATCGGTATTGTCTTCGCTCCAAATATGAGCGCGGGTGTTAATTTGACATTCAAATTGCTGGAAATTGCTGCCAAAGTCTTGAATGAAGGTTTCGACATAGAAGTGGTGGAAGCGCATCATCGCCACAAGGTAGATGCACCTTCAGGAACGGCTTTGCGCATGGGCGAAGTGGTGGCGCAGGCGCTGGGTCGAAATCTGGCTGATTGCGCGGTTTATGGTCGGGAGGGGGTTACCGGCGAACGCTCTCCTTCAACAATTGGCTTTGCCACCGTGCGTGGCGGCGATATTGTTGGTGATCACACCGTTATGTTTGCTGGAATTGGTGAGCGCGTAGAAATTACGCATAAGGCTTCCAGCCGTGCCACATTTGCAAATGGTGCCGTAAGAGCCGCGCACTTCCTAGGTGGACGCAAAAACGGACTATATGACATGCAGGATGTTCTTGGTTTGCGTTGA
- a CDS encoding outer membrane protein assembly factor BamE — translation MYKIIIPLVLLLASCSYVPTISPYKIDIQQGNVVTQEMVSKLKPGMTKSQTKFVLGTPLITDAFHADRWDYVYLLKKGGKLLEQRKLTVVFEGDLLKRLEGDVAAATSEDTKAAENASAKPDEAQQNVKADQKNDGAKVEKEEKGFFGRMLEKIGL, via the coding sequence ATGTACAAAATAATTATTCCCTTGGTGTTGCTGCTGGCTTCTTGCTCCTATGTCCCTACAATATCACCTTACAAAATTGATATTCAGCAGGGTAACGTTGTTACGCAGGAAATGGTATCCAAGCTTAAACCGGGTATGACCAAGTCGCAGACAAAATTTGTTCTCGGTACCCCGTTGATTACGGATGCTTTCCATGCAGACCGATGGGACTACGTATATCTTTTGAAAAAAGGTGGAAAACTGCTGGAGCAACGCAAGTTAACTGTAGTATTTGAAGGAGACCTGTTGAAACGTCTGGAAGGCGATGTGGCAGCAGCTACGTCGGAAGATACAAAGGCAGCGGAAAATGCATCGGCCAAACCAGATGAGGCTCAGCAGAACGTGAAGGCGGATCAAAAAAATGATGGCGCCAAAGTTGAAAAAGAAGAAAAAGGTTTTTTTGGCAGAATGCTTGAAAAAATTGGATTGTAA
- the fur gene encoding ferric iron uptake transcriptional regulator: protein MSDSTDLKNIGLKATLPRLKILNLFENSSVRHMAAEDVYKQLIADGEDVGLATVYRVLTQFEQAGLLMRHHFESDKAVYELNQGGHHDHLVCLQCNRVEEFFDEEIERRQKKIAQDRGFAIHDHSLYLYADCTKEACPHKVKAK, encoded by the coding sequence ATGAGCGATTCCACTGACCTTAAAAACATTGGCCTTAAGGCAACCTTACCCAGATTAAAAATTCTCAACTTGTTTGAAAACAGCTCGGTTCGCCACATGGCGGCTGAAGATGTTTACAAGCAACTGATTGCTGATGGCGAAGATGTGGGCCTGGCAACTGTTTACCGGGTATTAACCCAGTTTGAACAAGCCGGCTTACTGATGCGCCACCATTTTGAAAGTGACAAAGCCGTTTATGAGCTTAACCAGGGCGGCCACCATGACCATCTGGTTTGCTTGCAATGCAACCGGGTAGAAGAATTTTTTGATGAAGAGATCGAGCGCCGTCAAAAGAAAATCGCCCAAGACAGAGGATTTGCAATTCACGATCACTCTCTGTACTTATACGCTGATTGCACCAAGGAAGCTTGCCCGCACAAGGTAAAAGCCAAGTAA